The genome window CGCCGTTATCAAGGACCAGAACGATCTCCCCCTTGTCTGCACCGTTCCTTAACAGCGTGGCATCATGCCCACCGTGTATAATGGCCTTGATAGCCTCAAGCACGCTTGTCTTGCCCGCGCCGTTTTCACCCTCAATAAACGTCATGGAATTAGGCTTGATTTCCAAGCTCTCAATCCCAAGGATATTGTGAATCTTAATCGCTGCGACCTTCATGGGTCTCTGCCTCCTTTATTTCGGATAAATAGTAAGCCGCGATGAGATTGATTCTTTCGTGAACTCCTCCGCTATCTTAGGGTGTGCAACCCTCAAAGCCTTTGCGTCTACCCTCTTTGACGTAATAGGCCGATAGCAAATTCTGGCGCCAGACGCCTCCACCATCTG of Candidatus Bathyanammoxibius amoris contains these proteins:
- a CDS encoding ATP-binding protein — translated: MKVAAIKIHNILGIESLEIKPNSMTFIEGENGAGKTSVLEAIKAIIHGGHDATLLRNGADKGEIVLVLDNG